One window of Triticum dicoccoides isolate Atlit2015 ecotype Zavitan chromosome 5A, WEW_v2.0, whole genome shotgun sequence genomic DNA carries:
- the LOC119301904 gene encoding protein SCAI-like isoform X2, translating into MADGEPSGAYREFKALVEAADRKFARARDLPLYGGGDHHSRKAFKAYTRLWRLQQDRRRDLVAAGLRRWEIGEVASRIGQLYYARYLRTAEPRSLVGAYVFYEAIYSRGYFAAPAPANASASAAAGGGAKHQGLLIRYKELRFIARFLVVAMLMRRAEAVDHLVARLRSLVQESKSAYPKTNFKEWKQVLQELDRFLKADGAYKGSRSLRYDNLFDSYASNLASIARFHSKRVLKLKEAVLTSYHRNEVKFTELTLDTFRMLQSLEWEPTGSYQIAVKELTENGTMSDQSGPSGLIDIHLSTEISDGNLPSNPQRAIIYHPTVSHLIAVLATICEELSQDSILLIYISASGLADQNAYHKYASSSSSRLRPASAFSINKPNSHTGSDDHVWLGPRGNGGPNNLYPEDLIPFTRYPLFLVIDSENSHAFKAGHT; encoded by the exons ATGGCCGACGGCGAGCCCTCCGGCGCGTACAGGGAGTTCAAGGCGCTGGTGGAGGCGGCGGACCGCAAGTTCGCGCGCGCGCGCGACCTGCCGCTCTACGGCGGCGGGGACCACCACAGCCGCAAGGCCTTCAAGGCCTACACGCGGCTCTGGCGCCTGCAGCAGGACCGCCGCCGGGACCTCGTCGCCGCGGGCCTCCGCCGCTGGGAGATCGGCGAGGTCGCCTCGCGGATCGGCCAGCTCTACTACGCGCGCTACCTCCGCACCGCCGAGCCGCGCTCGCTCGTCGGCGCATACGTCTTCTACGAGGCCATCTACAGCCGCGGCTacttcgccgcccccgcccccgccaacGCCAGCGCCTCCGCGGCCGCGGGGGGCGGCGCCAAGCACCAGGGCCTCCTGATCCGCTACAAGGAGCTGCGCTTCATCGCCCGCTTCCTCGTCGTCGCCATGCTCATGCGCCGGGCCGAGGCGGTGGACCACCTCGTCGCCCGCCTCCGCTCGCTCGTACAGGAATCCAAGTCGGCCTACCCC AAAACCAACTTCAAGGAATGGAAACAAGTGCTTCAAGAGCTTGACAGATTCTTGAAAGCTGACGGAGCATACAAAGGATCTAGATCACTTAGATATGATAACTTGTTTGATTCTTATGCATCAAACCTTGCATCAATAGCAAGATTCCATTCGAAAAGAGTACTGAAACTGAAGGAAGCTGTATTAACAAGTTACCACCGAAACGAG GTCAAGTTCACAGAGCTAACTTTGGACACTTTCAGAATGCTACAGTCTTTAGAATGGGAGCCCACAGGGTCTTATCAGATAGCTGTTAAAGAACTTACAGAAAATGGCACTATGAGTGATCAGAGTGGACCCTCTGGTCTGATCGATATTCACCTTTCTACAGAGATCTCTGATGGAAATCTTCCTTCAAATCCCCAAAGAGCAATCATATATCACCCTACAGTATCTCATCTTATAGCG GTTCTTGCCACAATCTGTGAGGAGCTTTCTCAAGATAGCATTTTGCTAATTTATATATCAGCATCAG GCCTTGCTGATCAGAATGCATATCATAAGTATGCATCTAGCTCTTCATCACGCTTGAGGCCTGCTTCTGCTTTCTCAATCAATAAGCCAAATTCACATACCGGTTCAGATGATCATGTATGGCTTGGTCCTCGTGGAAATGGTG GTCCAAACAATCTTTATCCAGAAGATCTGATACCATTTACAAGATACCCACTTTTCCTTGTAATTGACAGTGAAAATAGCCATGCATTCAAGGCAG GCCATACATAA
- the LOC119301904 gene encoding protein SCAI homolog isoform X1 — translation MADGEPSGAYREFKALVEAADRKFARARDLPLYGGGDHHSRKAFKAYTRLWRLQQDRRRDLVAAGLRRWEIGEVASRIGQLYYARYLRTAEPRSLVGAYVFYEAIYSRGYFAAPAPANASASAAAGGGAKHQGLLIRYKELRFIARFLVVAMLMRRAEAVDHLVARLRSLVQESKSAYPKTNFKEWKQVLQELDRFLKADGAYKGSRSLRYDNLFDSYASNLASIARFHSKRVLKLKEAVLTSYHRNEVKFTELTLDTFRMLQSLEWEPTGSYQIAVKELTENGTMSDQSGPSGLIDIHLSTEISDGNLPSNPQRAIIYHPTVSHLIAVLATICEELSQDSILLIYISASGLADQNAYHKYASSSSSRLRPASAFSINKPNSHTGSDDHVWLGPRGNGGPNNLYPEDLIPFTRYPLFLVIDSENSHAFKAIHNAEKGESAALLLSPRIASAMPGVESGNGGQFTYFLTAPMQAFCQLAGITSDIDSDTYANAENILFSALEQYEEILSTSVGLNIVWGQILPDPFLRRLILRFIFCRAVLFYFHPEENGEHLPTCLPGLPESVSPNAKAIKTPVLLLAENLVVSNRFHFGNRT, via the exons ATGGCCGACGGCGAGCCCTCCGGCGCGTACAGGGAGTTCAAGGCGCTGGTGGAGGCGGCGGACCGCAAGTTCGCGCGCGCGCGCGACCTGCCGCTCTACGGCGGCGGGGACCACCACAGCCGCAAGGCCTTCAAGGCCTACACGCGGCTCTGGCGCCTGCAGCAGGACCGCCGCCGGGACCTCGTCGCCGCGGGCCTCCGCCGCTGGGAGATCGGCGAGGTCGCCTCGCGGATCGGCCAGCTCTACTACGCGCGCTACCTCCGCACCGCCGAGCCGCGCTCGCTCGTCGGCGCATACGTCTTCTACGAGGCCATCTACAGCCGCGGCTacttcgccgcccccgcccccgccaacGCCAGCGCCTCCGCGGCCGCGGGGGGCGGCGCCAAGCACCAGGGCCTCCTGATCCGCTACAAGGAGCTGCGCTTCATCGCCCGCTTCCTCGTCGTCGCCATGCTCATGCGCCGGGCCGAGGCGGTGGACCACCTCGTCGCCCGCCTCCGCTCGCTCGTACAGGAATCCAAGTCGGCCTACCCC AAAACCAACTTCAAGGAATGGAAACAAGTGCTTCAAGAGCTTGACAGATTCTTGAAAGCTGACGGAGCATACAAAGGATCTAGATCACTTAGATATGATAACTTGTTTGATTCTTATGCATCAAACCTTGCATCAATAGCAAGATTCCATTCGAAAAGAGTACTGAAACTGAAGGAAGCTGTATTAACAAGTTACCACCGAAACGAG GTCAAGTTCACAGAGCTAACTTTGGACACTTTCAGAATGCTACAGTCTTTAGAATGGGAGCCCACAGGGTCTTATCAGATAGCTGTTAAAGAACTTACAGAAAATGGCACTATGAGTGATCAGAGTGGACCCTCTGGTCTGATCGATATTCACCTTTCTACAGAGATCTCTGATGGAAATCTTCCTTCAAATCCCCAAAGAGCAATCATATATCACCCTACAGTATCTCATCTTATAGCG GTTCTTGCCACAATCTGTGAGGAGCTTTCTCAAGATAGCATTTTGCTAATTTATATATCAGCATCAG GCCTTGCTGATCAGAATGCATATCATAAGTATGCATCTAGCTCTTCATCACGCTTGAGGCCTGCTTCTGCTTTCTCAATCAATAAGCCAAATTCACATACCGGTTCAGATGATCATGTATGGCTTGGTCCTCGTGGAAATGGTG GTCCAAACAATCTTTATCCAGAAGATCTGATACCATTTACAAGATACCCACTTTTCCTTGTAATTGACAGTGAAAATAGCCATGCATTCAAG GCCATACATAATGCAGAGAAGGGAGAGTCAGCTGCCTTACTTCTTTCTCCTAGGATTGCATCGGCCATGCCTGGTGTAGAATCAGGCAATGGAGGCCAATTTACATACTTCCTGACTGCTCCGATGCAAGCCTTCTGCCAATTAGCTGGAATAACTTCCGACATTGACAGC GATACATATGCTAATGCAGAGAATATACTTTTCTCTGCTTTGGAACAGTACGAAGAAATCCTCAGCACATCTGTTGGATTGAACATTGTCTGGGGTCAAATTTTACCTGATCCATTTCTCAGGCGCCTGATTCTCAG GTTTATTTTCTGTCGAGCAGTGTTATTCTATTTCCATCCTGAGGAGAATGGCGAACATCTACCAACCTGCTTACCCGGTCTTCCTGAGTCGGTCTCTCCAAACGCCAAAGCCATCAAGACTCCCGTCCTTCTGCTGGCAGAAAACCTTGTTGTCAGCAATCGGTTTCATTTCGGCAACAGGACATGA